Proteins co-encoded in one Anopheles moucheti chromosome X, idAnoMoucSN_F20_07, whole genome shotgun sequence genomic window:
- the LOC128306914 gene encoding elongation factor 1-gamma: MAGTLYTYPENFRAFKVLIAAQYSGVAAKVAGDFVFGETNCSESFLQKFPSGKVPAYETKDGKYLTESNAIAYYVANEQLRGTNDFHRAEVQSFLSFADNELLPAVQGWTFPIIGIVPYNKNNVERAKEELRRGLTVLNNRLLKQTFLVGERVTLADVVVFATLLHAYEYVLDPSFRTPFGAVTRWFTTIMNQPQVQAVVKTPTLCAKVAQADPKKFAEFQAKVSGSAAVEKKKDKKEKKPAPEKAEPAAVEQPDAADELLAAEPKQNDPFETLPKGTFNFDDFKRFYSNEEEAKSIPYFWTKFDPAHYSIWYGEYKYPEELTKVFMSCNLITGMFQRLDKMRKQSFASVCLFGEDNNSTISGVWVWRGQDLAFKLSPDWQVDYEVYDWKKLDASSEETKKLVAQYFSWTGADKNGRKFNQGKIFK; this comes from the coding sequence ACTCTGTATACATACCCAGAGAATTTTCGTGCTTTCAAAGTACTGATTGCGGCTCAATATTCTGGTGTTGCGGCGAAAGTTGCTGGGGACTTCGTTTTTGGCGAAACTAACTGCAGTGAATCATTCCTGCAGAAGTTCCCCAGCGGAAAGGTGCCGGCATACGAAACGAAGGACGGCAAATACTTAACGGAAAGCAACGCGATTGCCTACTATGTTGCCAACGAACAGCTGAGAGGAACGAATGATTTCCATCGCGCAGAGGTACAATCTTTCTTAAGTTTCGCCGATAACGAACTACTTCCTGCGGTGCAAGGATGGACGTTCCCGATTATTGGCATTGTGCCGTACAATAAGAACAACGTTGAGCGAGCCAAGGAAGAGCTACGACGCGGATTAACCGTCCTTAATAATCGATTGCTGAAGCAAACGTTTTTAGTTGGAGAGCGCGTTACACTTGCTGACGTTGTGGTATTTGCCACGCTGTTACATGCGTACGAGTATGTGCTAGATCCTTCCTTCCGTACACCATTTGGAGCTGTGACTAGGTGGTTCACAACTATCATGAATCAACCGCAGGTGCAAGCCGTTGTCAAAACGCCAACGCTTTGTGCCAAAGTTGCGCAAGCAGATCCAAAGAAGTTTGCCGAGTTTCAAGCGAAAGTAAGCGGCAGTGCCgcagtggaaaagaaaaaggataagAAAGAGAAGAAACCGGCGCCAGAAAAGGCGGAACCAGCTGCCGTCGAACAACCGGATGCGGCCGATGAATTGCTTGCGGCGgaaccgaaacaaaacgatcCGTTCGAAACGTTGCCGAAAGGTACATTTAATTTCGATGATTTTAAACGGTTCTACTCGAACGAAGAGGAGGCAAAATCAATTCCTTACTTCTGGACCAAGTTTGACCCAGCGCATTATTCGATTTGGTACGGCGAATACAAATATCCAGAAGAGTTAACGAAGGTCTTCATGAGCTGCAATCTGATTACGGGCATGTTTCAACGTTTAGATAAAATGCGCAAGCAAAGCTTTGCGTCCGTCTGTCTGTTTGGCGAAGACAACAACAGTACAATTTCCGGCGTGTGGGTTTGGCGTGGCCAAGACTTGGCTTTCAAATTGTCACCGGATTGGCAGGTGGACTATGAAGTTTATGACTGGAAAAAGCTGGACGCATCCTCGgaagaaacaaagaaactgGTTGCACAATACTTCTCCTGGACCGGTGCCGATAAGAATGGTCGCAAATTCAACCAGGGAAAAATATTCAAGTAA